The Diceros bicornis minor isolate mBicDic1 chromosome 24, mDicBic1.mat.cur, whole genome shotgun sequence region TTTTGAccatttactatatgccaggcatttcagaagatgtaattttttatcatgaatacaAGTGCTTAATTTAATAAATCAAAATGTTATAAGACTTTTAAGAATggtaaggggctggccccatggcttagtggttaagtgcacgccctctgctactggcagcctgggttcggatcccgggcacgcaccaacacacctcttgtccggccatgctgaggcgacgtcccacatacagcaactagaaggatgtgcaactatgacatacagctatctactggggctttggggaaagaaaaggaggaggattggcaatagatgttagctcagagccggtcttcctcagcaaaaagaggaggattagcatggatgttagctcagggctgatcttcctcacaaaaaaaaaaaaaaaaagaaaaagaaatggtaagtaattccctgccttcctccccctGCTCCTAATTGCTCTTCCTTCTTTTCAGAGGCAaccaatttcatttctttctgctaattaccattatatttttaaattacatacgtATATTACTgcttcttattttatatattattttctgacTTTTTACTGTGGAAAACATGATTTAGTACTCTTGCAGTCCCTCTATCCCCAGACAGATACTTATTCCCTTCCCTGTGCTCCTGATATAGGTAAATCGTCATTTTTATCAGACTAATATCTACTACTTATGTTGATATTATTTATAGCTGAGCCACATAGTAAACTGAAATTAAGGTTTTTTCTTATACAACTTTCTGTTGTCCCGGGAGtgatcatttgtatttttttttttttttggaggaagattggccctgaactaacatctgttgccaatcttgctccttttttccttttttttttcctccccaaagccccagtagatagttgtatgtcatagttgtacatcctcctagttgctctatgtgggaccctgcctcagaatggcttggtgagtggtgcataggtccgcgcccaggatctgaaccggcaaaccctggacCGCAGAAGTGgagtacacaaacttaactgctatgccactgggccagaccctgaTCGTTTGTACTtttgtttgcttagttttctGTATACCTGTGAACTGTTTCAGCCCCAGACTCTTTAACAGAACTGTAGATCTCCTCTGGGCTGGTTCAGACACATCAGGTAACTTATTTGTTTCGTTTCTCTTGGAGCCGTCCCTCCTAGAGCCCTCTGTCATCCTGCTCCTCTCAAGACTGATTGCATTCCAGCCCTGCTGCCAACTCTTTTCTTGGAATTTGCATTTACCATCAGCCTGGGAATTCCCTTCACTTCTCTTCTATAGTAGATAGTCTGCTTTccaaattctgtttctttttactttctagtCTTGGTAGAGTACATTCATATAGCTTCCTGAGAAGCGGAGCGTAGGAAGTTAGTTTATGACACCCTGCATGTCTGAAAAGATATTGATTTCCCTCTCTGTTAACTGATAATTTGGCTGATTGTAGCATTTTAGGGTGGAAGTTGTTTTCCTCCAGAACTTTGAAGACAGTGCTCCTTGTCCCGTAGCTTCCAGTGTTGATGCTGACTatgtgacttgtttttctttctggaaaatcTGCCCTTTattcttagtttttaaaattcataatgaTATACATGAGTGTGGGCCATTTTTCATTATGGTATTAGAATTCAGTGGACCTTTCAATCTGGAAGCTCATGTCTTTCATTTCAGGTAATTATTCTCATAATATTTCTTTGACAGTTTCTCTCCCTTTtgtttctaaaattcattttatttggaTATTGGACCCCCTGAATTGATCCTCTgattttcttagaaaaatattttctctcttatttgccatctctgtattttttgttttaccttcTGGGAAATTTTCTCAAGTTTACTTCCagtatttctattatttctaattattCCTATCATATTTTAGTTACAAGAGCTCCTTGGtcttcactttaaaaataacttcccaTTTTTGTTTAATGAATATAATATCTTCTATTATCTTCGAGTATTGAAGATTTgtgaagttttcttctgcttcctgCTTTGCCCCTTTTTCCTCTGAGTtccttattttaaatgtttggtatttGTATTTGTCTTTCATGTTAACgatttttctcaaatgtttaagTCCTTGGCTGTCCATTCATATTTAAGAGGGAGATATTAAAAAGCTGACTggatccatcaactgatgaatgaataaataaaatatggtctaGCCATATGATAGAATATTGTTCAGCAATAGAAAGGATGCACgaaggggccggctccgtggcttagcggttaagtgcacgcgctctgatgctggcggccggggttcggatcccgggcacgccccaaggcaccacttctccgtccaacccgaggccgagtcccacgtacagcaactagaaggatgtgaacctatgacatacaactatctactggggctttggggggaaaaaaatgaataaataaaatctttaaaaaaaaaaaaaaaaaagaaaggatgcacgctacaacatggataaggcttgaaaacattatgctcaggGAAAGAAGCcggtcacaaaagatcacatgttgtatgattccattgacaTGAAATGTTCAAaacaggcaaatctatggagacagaaaataagttAGTGGTTGCTTAGTAGGGCTAGAAGTGGAGGATGACTGCTAAAGGACATAAGGTttctttgggggtgatgaaaatgttctaaaattgattgtggtgatagttgcacaattcTATACATATACGTATCTGTAAAAGACATTTTGGGGAGAATCGGAGAGATTAGAATAGAACAGTATATATTGTATTTTGTCAGTGTTAAAGTTCTTGGGTATGATAATGGTGCTCTGATGATGTGGGAGagtgtccttgttcttaggagatacacactgaagtatttagagaTGAAGTGTCATAATAGCTGcaacttagggccggccccgtggcttagcggttaagtgctcgcactccgctgctggtgacccgggttcagaccctggacgcgcactgacgcaccgcttctctggccatgctggggctgcgtcccacatacagcagctggaaggatgtgcagctatgacatacaactatctactggggctttggggaaaaaataaataaaatttaaaaattaatagctgCAACTTAATTTTGAAATGTGTTCAGCTGAAAAAAGTATGTGGTATCTGTTTTGGTAAAGCAGATATTGACAATTGTGAATGTCAGTtgtcattcttttaatttttcttaggtttgaaaactttcaaaataaaaagttggagaGAAAAATTGCTACTAAATTTGTGGTCCACATTATTGTGAGAATTCAGAATTTCCAAAAACTGTTATTCATTCtttgtttttagaatttttattgtttttattctaaTTATAAACATGATGCTTAAtgagattttagaaaataatatttaaatctgacattaaaaaaatagattgaaaGCACAGCACAGATGGCCAGGACTTTTGGAATAGTGGGTTTTATTATCAGTAACTATAGATTACAGTCAGTGTCAGTAACTGTAAGTCTTTCCTCTCAGGCTACTCAGTTTCTCCAGAGATGAATCTTCTAGTCTTCTGCCCAAGAGGTATAAGCCCTACAGCTTATTCTGGTAGCTGAGTCGGGGAAAGGTGCGGGTAGTCTGACCATTCAATATGTAGACTTTCCGATAATCTCCCCTTTTTCAGGTGACACTTTGCCCTCAACCTCCACCATGCTAGTATTACTAGGTCCAGATTTAGCCATTATATGACTTAAACTTGTCAAAAACCAAACTCTGCACACTAAGTAAAACAAAGCAGGAAGATGAGTTTATTGCAGGGGTTTTGACCTGCAAGCTGAGAAACTCAAGGCTACGGGAGCAATGATTTCCGAGTTGCTCAGAGACTAAAGCATTTTTATGGGGTAAATGCAGAAGTTATTTGGCTTTTTCAGCTGATTGGTTGCCTGGGGGTCTTCTTTCTTAAATGGATCAGGGTAGCTGAGATGGGGgaacaagggaaaaaaacatGGGGCGAACAGACTCCATGACTGGGGATTGGCTGGCGTCCTCCGCTGATTTCTGAGGAGAGCTGTAAATTCCTGCAACTTAtgttaaataaagtttcattttctttaatatgcCTGCATTGGCCAACTTCATCTTGTCCCTGACATAAGTGGctctgttttggttttggttctaCAAACTTCTACTCTTTTGGATTAGAGAAGAAGGAATTGCTTGGCCCTGTGGTGTAAAGGAGGAGATCTAGGGTTGTAAGTTTTCTTTACGGAGACTCTCGTCTTACCCTCCTGTTTTTACCCCTACTTGTATCCAGCTTTCACATATGATACCTAGTGTCTCCCATTCCTTTTGCTTTGCCATTCTTTGTGGCTCTAATTAATTTGATTTTTGAATTTTTGGCTTACCACCCCCTCTGGGCCTAAGTTTCAGCCTTCTCTTGTTTGCTGAGTCAGCTACCACTTGTTCGTCCTTCCAAAACATTGTCAGTGGAAAAAGTTAGCAATAGTTAGGATCTTAAAGTTCTGGGAATCACATTATCTGAATTTGTTTTCTGTAGCTGTTTCTGATTTGCTATGACCCAGAGTAAGTTACTTCTTTGTGCCTGggttcatttgttttttccttccttccttccttttgatagttttattgaaatataatttatatataataaaattcacccatttaaagtgtacaaatcaatggattttagtatatttacagagttgtgcaaccatcaccacagtctaattttagaacattttcatcacgctaaaaagaaacctcatacacGTTAGCAGTCACTTCTCTTCCCCCTAATACCCCAGCCTTAGGCAACCACtaaccaatctactctctgtctctatagatttgcctattctggacattttatataaatggaatcatacaatgtgtggtcttttgtgattggcttcttcaCTTACCATGTTTCtgtggttcatccatgttgtagcatttattggtacttcatttctttttattgctaaataatattccattgtatggatataccacattttgtttaaccattcatcaaCTGGTAGAGATTTGTGTTGCTTCCATTtttgggctgttatgaataatgccactGTGAATATCTGTGtataagtttttatgtggacatgtgttttaaattcccttaggtatatacctaggagtggaattgctgggtcatttggtaaatttatgtttttttgtttttttgttttgtgagaaagatcagccctgagctaacatccatgctaatcctcctctttttgctgaggaagaccggctctgagctaacatctattgccaatactcctccttttttttcccccaaagccccggtagatagttgtgtgtcatagttgcacatccttctagttgctgtatgtgggatgccacctcagcatggccggagaagcagtgcgtcggtgcgcgcccgggatctgaacccgggccgccagtagcggagtgcgctcacttaaccgctaagccatggggccggcccagtaaatttatgtttaactgtttgaagaactgccaaactattttccaaagtagatgcaccattttatattcccaccagcaatgtatgagggttccaattttctttatcctcaccaacgcttgttattgtctatctttttgaTTAGAGCCATCATAGTAGgtgtggtatttcattgtggttttgatttacatttctctagtGACTAataatgctgagcatcttttcacgtgcttattggctatGTGTAtagtttctttggagaaatatctattcagattctttactcatattttaattgggttgtttgtctttatattgttgagttttatatatatatacattatatatagttttatatataatgtatatatatacacattatatatatacattatatatagttttatatataatgtatatatatacacattatatatatacattatatatagttacattatatacattatatatagttttatatataatgtatatatacattatatatagttttacattatatatagtttatatacattatatacattatataatgtatatatatacattatatatagttttatatataatgtatatatatacattatacatagtttatatacattatatatagttttatatatacattatatatatacattatatatagtttatacattatatatagttttcatatattataaatacattatatatagttttatatataatgtgtatatatatattcattcattctggatactagtcccttatcagatatgtggtttataAATCTTTTCTGCCATTCtgcaggttgtcttttcacttcacTTACTTGCTGGAGTcgtttgaagcacaaaagtttttaattttgatgaggtccagttatctattttttcttttaacgctcatggttttggtgtcatatctaagaaatcattgcctaaccaAGGTCATGAACATTtcctcctgtattttcttctaagagtcttatgttttagctcttacacttaggtttatgatccattttgagttaatttttgtgtgtgatgtgaggttggggtccaacttcattctttagcatgtggatgtccagttgttccagaccatttgttgaaaatgctTTGGTTTCCTTATCATTTGaaaacaatttgttgaaaagcacTCTGAACTCTTCACATTCAAGCACAATCTTTTCCTGTGGGAGATGACTTGCTGATAGATATGTAGATTGTTTGGTCTAAGTGAAAAATTTTATCCAAACTTGTTTTATTCTAAAAGCATAAAAGTCTTTACTAACGGTATTATTTACCAGGCTTGGTTATTAAAGGggaattaaagaaattttaattccttACATTCTTTTTTGGGAAAAGCTATTAGTTATAGTTTTGACTACTTTTATTTATAACCAACTTGCCTGTGACCAGCTGCTTGGGAGAATGACTcactattattaaataaataaatttcagaaatggGCACTTTGACGTTTGATTTAAGGCTCATGTTTGAAACTGTTTGTTTTCAACATTGTATTAATAGATATGGCAGGTTGTTCCTGATTAATAGTCACACGGGCCTCTTAATGAATGTTGGTTTCAGTTGTTCTAGGTGATGACCATTCCCAAAGTGAAGTTCCTGTATTAGTTGTCAGACCTGTGGTAACTGCCCTACCCCAAACTTGAGAAAAATCTGTCCAGCAGGTTTGGTAGCAGATAGAAAGAAACTGCACCGATTTATATAGACTAGGAAATTCGAGCCTTTAGAGTAAGTCATTATGTTAGCTACTTTAGTTAAAAACATAGACAGGGAACGTGAgaattcattatactattctattTACTTTTGTATAGTTTGAAATTTTTcgtaatgagttttttttttttttttaacttttattttattttttttccccccaaagccccagtagatagttgtatgtcatagctgcacatccttctagttgccgtatgtgggacacggcctcagcatggccggagaagcggtgcatcggtgcgcgcccgggatccgaacccgggctgccagcagcggagcgcgcgcacttaaccgctaagccacagggccggcccaagaagttTTTAAGAAGCACGTGGTGCCTAGGTTATTTTACATCTTGAGTTAGAATCCTAAAAGTTGTCTATGTCTTTGTGATTGACTTTGAAGTTACTGTCTCTGGTTTGCCTTCCAGATTCCACTGATCTCTGACTTTTCTCTTCAGGTAATTTATGCTGCCAGGGATGCCCAGATTTCAGTggctctctttctccatcttcttGGATACCCTTTCTCTAGGAACTCAACTCCAGAAGAAAACAGTGACTGCACTGGCTGGAGAAAAGTCTTGGAGAAATGCCAGGATATGGTAGACATCCCATTCCGAAGCAAGGGAATTAGCAGATTGGGAGAAGAGGTTAATGGGGAAGCAACAGAATCTCAGCAGAAGCCAAGAAATAAGAAGTCTAAGATTGATGGAATGATGCCAGGCAACCACCAAGGGAGAGACCccagaaaacataaaagaaagccCCTGGGGGTGGGCTATTCTGCCAGGTAAGCGAGTCATTCCCTGTCTGGTAAAGAGTGAGAGGCCCAGCCTCTAGCACAAGGCATGATGCCTCACCTTGGGTCTGGGGTATGTGGAAAGgtggcagaggctctccaggggttaagtttattttttctttccttcaaggaCATTTGGAGCTATCTTttgatttatttgtgtatttttctccttttcttcttcttttacttttttatatttggATAGTTGGAGTGGAAATGAAGAGAGCTTAACCTAGCTTTGTCACTGACCTCGATGTGACCTTGACCTGTACTTTCCTCAGTTATGAACGAGGGTATAATTATTATTCCTTGCTTGCTTCAGGATAGCTGTGAAAATCAATAACGTGAAGTGCCTCATACTTTTCAGAAGAAATGCAGCATCTGATTTCTTATTCATTTAGTATTTGATTATTTAGAGTGGCATCCAACTCTAAGTCAACGTTATTCTCTAGCCAGTGGCAGTTTTCCTGTACAACTTATACCTCTGTTGCAGAAAGATGACTCATAAGTACTTTGGAGTGGAAGTTTGGTCCCTGTAGCGAAGTGCCTTTAGGAATTGGATGATTAAATCGAAGCAAGTATTGCATATgagccagaaataaatccacgtgGCCCTCATTACTTTAGCTGAATTTCttcaattttaatttactttgttTAATCCAATGATTACTCTATAGGGCCATTTTCTTGGTGCTCTCTTTCTGTTTGCTTTCACAATAAAGCTATGTAAACACTGCCTAACTCACTCCCTAATGTCGTAATCCCTAAATATAAAAACTAGGAGTATAAActaattccttttatttctgtttcctagCCCATTGCAGATAGAGGAATAAACATGATTTCTTGCCATATTTGGTTTTTTCCCATaaatgtacagtcatgtgtcacttaacgacattgatatgttctgagaaatgcattgttaggccatttcgtcattgtgtgaacatcgtagagtgtacttacacaaacctagatggtagagcctactacatacctagactacacggtactaatcttatgggaccactgtcgtatatgcgatCTATTGTTGatcaaaacattgttatgcagctCATGACTGTAGTGTTTGACCCTAGCGTTGAGAATAGCTTGGGTCACTCAGTAGAGAACGTGGGAAGGCAACTGATACCTTGACCAATAGTTAACTTTcagttttagatttatttctctcttctctgcagAAAATCACCCCTCTATGATAACTGCTTTCTCCACGCTCCTGATGGACAGCCCCTCTGCACTTGTGATCGAAGGAAAGCTCAGTGGTACCTGGACAAAGGCATTGGAGGTTTGAGAGTCGACTGTAAAGTTTAACTATAATTAGGTGCATGTGGGCACTGGCAGGAGTAGGGAGTGAGATAagggagatggatggatagaaggagGCAGACAGACCTTAAGACACGTGGTACGGAGCTATTCAAAACCCTGAAATAGTGATCTCTGCCAGGACACAGCAGAGAACAGTTAAGGAGGTGCTTCTTCCCTGGGAGCAGGTGGGCAGTCACACACTAACGCTTCTTCTTTTCTCTAAGAGCTGGTGAGCGAAGAGCCTTTTGTGGTCAAGCTACAGTTTGAACCTGCAGGAAGACCTGAATCCCCAGGAGACTACTACTTGATGGTTAAAGAGAACCTGTGTGTAGTGTGTGGCAAGAAAGACTCCTATATTAGGTGAGTGTGGGATTGGGCTGCCCTGATTGTCTGCCTCGGGTGGAAATTGCCCTTGTAGCCACATGCAGAGCTCTCAGGGCCCTTGGTTGAGTCTGCCCACTTTGACTGAGAGACTTGTCTTGAAGGGGCATCCCAGTTTCCCTGAGAACTCCAACATTCTGCCTGGCCTTGCTATAGTGGCCCCTACCCCTGCTGAGCCCACTTCTTAGTTTCTGGAATGCAACACTCTTCTCAGTAATAATTTTCCATAAAGAGAATGGTTCTCTTTTGTTCACAAAGGAATGTAGATCAGTTCCTTCAGAAGCTGCCTTTCTCTGTGTGTCCTTATGATCCTCTCTCGAGTGGCTTACAAGCTTTCTGATCTTTGGTGTATTCATAAGGTATCCAGATGACCTGAAGGCGTACTCTGGAATAGTCTGGGAAGATTGTTCTGTGTCAGGGTCCCCACATAATGAAGGTGAAGCAGCCTGAGCCTGGGTGCCCAGACACTTGGTCTTTCTCCCTGGCTTCTATGGAGTGActcactttcctcctttctccccttGTAAAGTAAGACAAATAGTTGTTGCTACTAAGAGTTTTTCCTGAGAGCTTAGTTCTCCTTAGAAAATAATGATGGACTTTGATGAACTAGGGAAATAATCTCAGAGTAAGGGATTCCTCGGATGAAGGAAATTGGCCTTTTCAGGTCACCAGGCTTCCAAAATTTCGGGAGTAGAGGTTACCTCCTGCATGCTTTGAGGAGGTTGTTTTCCAGATATTAAAGGTCAtgagaatttcttttaatttctctgatactttTCCTTCTGGGAGCAAAGCCTTCTCAAAGGTTGTTATTAGCCTCTCCCTACCCCTGGCCCTCTACCTAAGCCTAATAGCAGGTAGTCTCTACTTCAAAGAGGGAGGAACCTAAGGCCTGGGTAGGAAGGTGGGCTGAGAGTAGAATAGGTAGTATTGCCTTTATGTAGTCTCTGTTGGGTTGTGGTGCCCAAGGCTTCTCAGTCATGTTTAGGCCCAGATCAGAATCCCAATAGCCTGCCTGCTGGTTCCATATGTATTCTATGTCATGTGCTAATGAGCACTGCCTTCTGGGTGGGCTTGTTCAGGAAGAACGTGATTCCACATGAGTACCGGAAGCACTTCCCCATTGAGATGAAGGACCACAACTCCCACGATGTGCTGCTGCTCTGTACCTCCTGCCATGCCATCTCCAACTACTATGATAACCATCTGAAGCAGCAGCTGGCCAAGGAGTTCCAGGCCCCCATTGGCTCTGAGGAGGGCTTGCGCCTGCTGGAAGATCCTGAGCGCCGGCAGGTGCGTTCTGGGGCCAGGGCCCTGCTCAATGCAGAGAGCTTGCCTGCTCATCGAAAGCAAGAGCTGCTGCAAGCCCTCAGAGAGTTTTATCACACAGACACCGTCACAGATGAGATGCTTCAAGAGGCTGCCAGCCTGGAGACCAGGTACAATTTACACTTCTGGTCACAGAAGGGATTGAGGAATAACCCAGTGACATTAACCCTGCCTCCTTAGTGAGAACGCTTGCCAGAAAGGGCATTAGCCATGTAGGTGCAGTGCATAGCCTCGTGCTTATGCCATTAAGTGTCTAATGGCTTCAGATACCATGGGAGTGGGACAGAACAATCTATTTGAGAATCTCCTTTCCATAGGAGACTTTTGCTTTCTCTACTTGACCCTTTAAGGTCATATACTACTGGCCAGTCATTTTCATGATTAGCAGTAGAGTTCAAATGCAGTGGAGTTGTGCCTTATACGTTCTAAGCAGAAGTAAATCCTCAAGTCGgcacataaaatgaaaataatagtcaAAAATGCCCTCAAATCTCTGAAGTTGCCCATGAAATGCAATGTACGTGGTTTTGTTTCTTACCTTATCTAGGTGTGTGGGAATTGAGACCACTGGATTCACGTTTCCCATCTCACCTGCACTCCAGGGTGTTGGGCCACCGAGTGGAATGTTGGCCAGAATTGCTATTACTATTTAAATAacttttctcccttttccttccttcctcgttTTGTCTCTCCTTCCCTATGAGTACATAGCTGAATTCATAGGACTTAACTCAGTGTTCCTAAATGAGAAGTTTATGATCCTGAGAAATGAATGGGTACATGGCTCAGATGATAAAACTCTGGGCTACCTGCTATAGTTTTGCTTCCCACCTGTCACTTTTTTCAGTAGTACTCGGGGTTGAAATAATTAAACTAAGTTCAGAAAACCCTGATAGTGATGCTGGTTgcctatagtattttgttatcaaaaaccaaaaaaccttaATTAtagcagcaaatatttattaaacaaatatttatagatatactaATCTATCTAACCAAGTTAATAAACTTTACATAAATTTCCTTAATTATTTCTTATAGTAACACTACGAGGTAGGATTTAGATTTCTTACTGGTAACTGCTAGCATTGTATCCTGcgtttttaaaatctttcaaagttaaaaaaattattattgaattttatccTTATAACTATGTATAAGGTTATAGATGTTATCTTCCAAGTTTTATATTAGATACCCTGAGGttaaagttaagtaacttgccaaggtcaTATTAGAAATTagtgagggggccggcctggtggcgt contains the following coding sequences:
- the EXD2 gene encoding exonuclease 3'-5' domain-containing protein 2 isoform X5, with the protein product MASPSGFCVLVRLPRLVCGGKTLPKTLLDILADDAILKVGVGCSEDASKLLQDYGLTVKGCLDLRYLAMRQRSNLLCNGLSLKSLAETILNFPLDKSLLLRCSNWDAENLTEDQVIYAARDAQISVALFLHLLGYPFSRNSTPEENSDCTGWRKVLEKCQDMVDIPFRSKGISRLGEEVNGEATESQQKPRNKKSKIDGMMPGNHQGRDPRKHKRKPLGVGYSARKSPLYDNCFLHAPDGQPLCTCDRRKAQWYLDKGIGELVSEEPFVVKLQFEPAGRPESPGDYYLMVKENLCVVCGKKDSYIRKNVIPHEYRKHFPIEMKDHNSHDVLLLCTSCHAISNYYDNHLKQQLAKEFQAPIGSEEGLRLLEDPERRQVRSGARALLNAESLPAHRKQELLQALREFYHTDTVTDEMLQEAASLETRISNENYIPHGLKVVQCHTRDGLRSLMQLESRWRQHFLDSMQPKHLPHQWSVDHNHQKLLRKYGEDLPIKLS
- the EXD2 gene encoding exonuclease 3'-5' domain-containing protein 2 isoform X3: MSRHLVALTVTTLLGVAVGGFVLWKGIQRRRSKTSCVTRRQQQQQQAPGGRELPPPEEPPPEEDRLCSSAPRASWEERILQAKVVTVSQEAEWDQIEPLLRSELEDFPVLGIDCEWVNLEGKASPLSLLQMASPSGFCVLVRLPRLVCGGKTLPKTLLDILADDAILKVGVGCSEDASKLLQDYGLTVKGCLDLRYLAMRQRSNLLCNGLSLKSLAETILNFPLDKSLLLRCSNWDAENLTEDQVIYAARDAQISVALFLHLLGYPFSRNSTPEENSDCTGWRKVLEKCQDMVDIPFRSKGISRLGEEVNGEATESQQKPRNKKSKIDGMMPGNHQGRDPRKHKRKPLGVGYSARKSPLYDNCFLHAPDGQPLCTCDRRKAQWYLDKGIGELVSEEPFVVKLQFEPAGRPESPGDYYLMVKENLCVVCGKKDSYIRKNVIPHEYRKHFPIEMKDHNSHDVLLLCTSCHAISNYYDNHLKQQLAKEFQAPIGSEEGLRLLEDPERRQDFQ
- the EXD2 gene encoding exonuclease 3'-5' domain-containing protein 2 isoform X2 produces the protein MSRHLVALTVTTLLGVAVGGFVLWKGIQRRRSKTSCVTRRQQQQQQAPGGRELPPPEEPPPEEDRLCSSAPRASWEERILQAKVVTVSQEAEWDQIEPLLRSELEDFPVLGIDCEWVNLEGKASPLSLLQMASPSGFCVLVRLPRLVCGGKTLPKTLLDILADDAILKVGVGCSEDASKLLQDYGLTVKGCLDLRYLAMRQRNSTPEENSDCTGWRKVLEKCQDMVDIPFRSKGISRLGEEVNGEATESQQKPRNKKSKIDGMMPGNHQGRDPRKHKRKPLGVGYSARKSPLYDNCFLHAPDGQPLCTCDRRKAQWYLDKGIGELVSEEPFVVKLQFEPAGRPESPGDYYLMVKENLCVVCGKKDSYIRKNVIPHEYRKHFPIEMKDHNSHDVLLLCTSCHAISNYYDNHLKQQLAKEFQAPIGSEEGLRLLEDPERRQVRSGARALLNAESLPAHRKQELLQALREFYHTDTVTDEMLQEAASLETRISNENYIPHGLKVVQCHTRDGLRSLMQLESRWRQHFLDSMQPKHLPHQWSVDHNHQKLLRKYGEDLPIKLS